The DNA region TGTCAAGTCAATCCACCCAGGTGCTTGTATTAGCTGATGTAGGACTGTTTCCTGCTCAAAAGACCAGCATATGTTGTGTTTTTGGTGCCTGCTACTTAAACAGCATGTCGACTAGCCTCAGCAGCTGTTGCACAGCATGCcagtgctgatccaccatctagACCAGCACTAACCAGCAAATGCAATTATATGCTGTTTATGTCAGCAGGGTTGTTATGATGTAAGCCGTCTGGAGCTGATGAAGTTAAAGCAACTTTAAGTTAGCAGTTTAACATTTCCTGGCAATTGATACTACCATGGGCTGTAGTGTTCAAACCCACTTTTAATTAAATCATGACTCACTAGCTGTCTTCCTTCAAGATGTGCTGTAGGAGGAATTCAGTACTAGAGCATGTCAAAtttttataaatacacacataccaCCTACTAAATAAACAGTGTTGTATTGTGTAACACACTTCTGTGAGAACACCGTTAAACTGAGACTAAGATTTAAAAAGGTGTgtgtatgtacactaccagtcaaaagtttttgaacagtaagattttttatgttttttaagtctcttctgctcagtaagcctgcattcatttgatcccaagtacagcaaaaacagtaaattttttaaatgttttattatgtaaaataactgttttctatttgaatatgttttaaaatataatttattcctgtgatttcaaagctgaatttttagcatcattactccagtcacacgatccttcagaaatcattctaatattctgatttgctgctcaaaaaacatttattattatgttgaaaacagctgagtagagtttctttgatgaatagaaagttcaaaatagaatttttttgtaacattattaatgtccaTATCATCACCTTAGATCAAATTaaagcatgcttgctaaataaaagtattaatttatatacgtaatttatttcccaaaagctttttattttcagataaatgttgatctttggatctttctattcatcacagaatcctgaaaaaatttactcaactaaattactttaaatgttgataatagtaataaaattgtttcaacaaatcagcatattagaatgatttatgaaggcgctgaagactggagtaatgatgctgaaaatgtagatttaatcacaggaataaattacactttaaaatatattcaaatagaaagcagttattttaaatagtaaaaatatttcataacaatattaatgctttttctgcattttggatcaaataaacgcaggcttggggagcagaagagacttctttaaaaaacataaaaaaatcttaaggtctggtagtgtataataaatataatttataatattaactttttatttacttattatatagataatgttaattttattgatatattaattcaaatatttgttgCAAATTAgcaacaaacataaataaataggtAATATATAAATACCATTTTTGAAATGTATATAGAATTATTATGTTATAATATTTAATGATAACAAATTAgcataaacataataaaaaagcaataagaaacaacatattacatttttattgttattatcactttatttactttttatttacattatattatataatgtaatgttaataaaaaagtaaataataaagtTATATAAcatgtatacatttataaatattaacaTGATCATATAAAAAAGTAATACATGCATATATAAAATTCATAGGATTCAAAAGGTCTATCTAAGAAATGTTGCTGAGGTGTTCTTTGTGCATTTAAGGACATTACTATATTGTTAGGGAGTTGCTAGTGTGTTTTTATGGGTGGAATGACTAGTAAAAATGTttagtaataattaataatgttcAATACCTCTCCTCTATAGGCTGGTTTGATTGTAAATTGTAGCTTTACAAAACAACAAAGCTCTCCCAAAACACCTGTACCACCTTCATTTCAACTTTTTGTTCTTTGTTCTTTCTTGGCATTGTGGTAACTCCTTTTCCTGTTACCCATAACTCCATTTCCTGTCCTGATCCACCCCCCGACCCTCTAGATTGTAGAACATAAAATCAAGTGCTCCCGTAACCTCACTTCTGGCCATTCATTGACATTTCCTCCAGGAAGCATCTGCTGGTCACTCATGAAACGGCCTGTTAGAAGGACAGAATAATACAGTGTTAGTCATGGGACATTCAACACCGCATTAGTCCCATGTGAGCCCTTGAAAACACACGCTGAGGTCAATCAACACGCATTGGAACCTGACAGCGTTGAGTGCGACATGTAAACAGAGGTATAGAACTACTGTACAGCGCATTCCCAAATGCAATGAGCGATGCTTCCGGGAATTTTTTCCAGGGGTTTGTTTTGTCAAAGAATCCTGTTACGGAGACAATGAACAAGTAAAATAAATGGGGAAAGTCCTTGTCTAATATTATACATATGTGTATGAGAATATTAGGATTTTCCAATGTCTTAAAACATAAAACCCTCAAGGAGGTAATGGGTGTGGACCCATGATTGGATTTAACAAATCCTGTGCCAAGGAACATAGGCTTTTCCCTTCGGTTTGAGCTCATCTATCACTCTACTGCGGGAGTTTGTGTATTACGCGAGCTTTTGTTACACCACCAACCGATTTTGTTCATAGTTGCGATTGTTTTGCTTCGGCAGCACCAACACCCAAGAGGAAGTGAATGGCTGTATCAAGGCTGAACAGACTTCCTGTGCTTGTTGTCTTGGGAGGACCTCACAGGGGCAGCTAAGAAAGCCAGAGAAAAAAGCAGACAGTTTCATTTAGTTCCAGTCAGAGGGCAGACATGGAGCTTTGGATGGGATTTTATCTTGTGAGCTTCCTCAACATCGCACGCTGTGTGCCTGAATCGTCCTACACTGTTCATCTAAACAAACTTTCATTCGAAAAAGCTCAGAATTATTGCAAACCTGGAAGTTTCCTAACCAACATTCCAAATGAGAAGGAAATGGCAAAGATTCTAAAAACAATCTGGGATGAGAATAGCAAAACTGACACGTCATTTTGGATTGGACTAAAGAAGGACAAAGGCATCTGTGTTGAACAGCATTTAACTCTTAAGGGATTCCACTGGACAGTGGACAACAGCACTCAATCTGATTTTAAAACCTGGAAAGTTGAACCTCCAGTAACTTGTGCAATTCTTCGCTGTGGGCTGCTTTCAGTGGAGTACAGTCACTCTGGTGCAAAAAGCAATGGGTTTATGGATACAACCTGCAGAAATGAACATGCTTTTATCTGCAAACGAAACATCCAGTTGGAATGTCCTCGTCCAGAAATACTCAGCTCACATGACATGATAGAGCCAAAAAATGATCCGTATACACGTGAGATTGTTTGCCGGTCTGGTGCCAGGTTCAATCTGACATGCTCCAAAGATCTAGTTTGGACTGTGGCGGGAAACGAAAATGTGGATATATCGCAACTCTGCCTGGAGTGCAACAAAGGCTACAGGAGGGATGCGTCCGGAAACTGTGCGGATGTAGACGAATGCAAAGAATCCAAACCATGCGAGCATGAATGCCAGAACACAGAAGGCTCCTACAAATGTCTACATTCATACAATGGCAATGACATTAATGAACCACCACAGCCACCCACCACCACTCTGAAAAACAGGGGCAATTCTGTGCAAACTCAACCAACGTCTCCACCTGATGATGTCAGAACAAATGAAACAGTTTTGCATATTGACGAGAGTGCTGGAGACATTTCAAATATCGTAGTACCTGCGATTATAGCTCTGCTGATTTTCATAGTGCTGCTGGTGATCGTGGCGGCCATCGTGAAGGGCTGCCTCAGGAGGAGATCCATAAAACTGGCCCGGAGGAAGGCAGAGGCTGTGGCTCTGAATGGATCCAGCTCCATGGAGAAGGTGAATGAAAAAGAGGAAACCTAAGTGGGAGAGACTGTGCAAATGTAAAGGATAATTCAACATGACACATGCAGACTACAGAGGGTGCTTACTGCAAGATATTCCACTCTCAGAACATTTGGGTGTGAGGTCTGGAGTCACAGGAGTGCTGTGTAATCACTGCCTTTGAGTTTCGTTTGCCATTCTGTCTCACAGTTGAAATCAGGGTCTTTATGCCGATGTGGATTTGGAAATCCTATCTAGGTCACGTCGACGGTAATTAGATTTATGAGAAGCGTACTCTGTCTTTGTTTACTCTTTCATAGCTGATATTTAAATGCACCCATGTGGAGATGTAAGAACTGTAGATATTGTGTTGTCTAATTATATATTTCTGTTGTTTCGCAACATGAAAGTTTTATACGTGTCTTTTTGACTTAAGTGTTATATAAATAAAGACGGATGTTTAAGCTGCTGTAGCTACGCTAATACCTCActtaaatgtctttattaccTAACAGATATCGCTGAAATATGTGTCCTGAGAAATCATACTCGTTTCTGGCACTGCTTGTAAACAGCAAAAAGAAGAATCTGACTACTCACGCGTGGATTCAGTTTTAGATTAGTCGGGTTATTAATGTGCACTTCCGTTTGGTGCCGCTAGAGGCTCTGAAATCACTTACAGCAGCTTTACAGAGTAGACACCCTCAGTATTTTGTTTACATGATTCTGACCGATATGGCAGTCGACTTGAACTTATACTGATAACTAACAATGTGGTTGCAGCATCacgcattttttttaattatttaaaatatattgtttaataatcataataaaatagtctttaaattttaagttttaaaattgtATGGATCTGGCTTTGTGtccagctcattttgctgcttgatattgcaaattgacgTGTcacctgctaaaaaaaaaacccagctaaacccagcctaggctggttggctgctggtttaagctggaagtagctggttttagctggtctcccagtctggttttagctggtggaaaAGTGCCCAAAatccttctaaaaccagccttctgcccagctatgaccagctaaaaacaggctggttgaccagctaaaaccagccaaccagcctaggctggttttagctgtttttttcaccagggtcttaccatattttaatgtattatattgaTTATGAACACGCTGGTTGGTTACTTTTCCCGTAAGACTGGACATGGCCATGTGTAAATATAATGTGCAAGGCTTCCAGTCTAATccacttccagctatttttagctgtacaaaacagcaatttttgatattgcaaactggtgtgtcttaccatattattttaatgtattggattaattatgaacacagtggtttgtagtgcaaacagctttaccgtttactgcacgttgttattcttctcgctaTTTACAGTGGCTAATAAACCGGAAGCcccgcacattcacagaaaacggcttacttccgcattgaaaaaTAAGTTAGATAGTGGCTAATGAatgcgttgaagaataaggtggttATATTTCCCCTTTTGTCTAAAATGGGATCATAGTCTTTGAGGTTTCTTGCTAATACTTCACAATTACGAAGTACACAatacataaattataaatatgaatgaatgaataaactcATTGCAGGCAAAATGGATTACAAGGATAGCCATAAATCAGCCTTAATTAGACATATTCCCT from Garra rufa chromosome 21, GarRuf1.0, whole genome shotgun sequence includes:
- the clec14a gene encoding C-type lectin domain family 14 member A yields the protein MELWMGFYLVSFLNIARCVPESSYTVHLNKLSFEKAQNYCKPGSFLTNIPNEKEMAKILKTIWDENSKTDTSFWIGLKKDKGICVEQHLTLKGFHWTVDNSTQSDFKTWKVEPPVTCAILRCGLLSVEYSHSGAKSNGFMDTTCRNEHAFICKRNIQLECPRPEILSSHDMIEPKNDPYTREIVCRSGARFNLTCSKDLVWTVAGNENVDISQLCLECNKGYRRDASGNCADVDECKESKPCEHECQNTEGSYKCLHSYNGNDINEPPQPPTTTLKNRGNSVQTQPTSPPDDVRTNETVLHIDESAGDISNIVVPAIIALLIFIVLLVIVAAIVKGCLRRRSIKLARRKAEAVALNGSSSMEKVNEKEET